A window from Anomalospiza imberbis isolate Cuckoo-Finch-1a 21T00152 chromosome 8, ASM3175350v1, whole genome shotgun sequence encodes these proteins:
- the DCLRE1A gene encoding DNA cross-link repair 1A protein isoform X2: MKMTCSTATKPSCFPSYAEETPGNKKPSTEIKHAPNDDCASMVRNSPQMKSLNIISGSTSFFAGVEKPQQTLQLPQRADNHCKFEFFDFASSQESETGKHLYMEKDTSQPSLLQSGVDFNDCEISYSPLSTFEESEEEEEKKVKVSQNKFFKVQNSEEGSNSVVFKTFDALILQRKPQYEHAKMENFITKKNPCEEENTLNHLDPQQGVVASGSSFACSYKEAEQPELISSAAKAGTTESEDAGACALDSAHVSFTGTSSLLDREDAGSLLTQKSNVLREPSNILTRTDKMTASAIGKIVCQANLQTAVEKKGNLNTAAVCFPSPISSKSVPSLSLATMNTKSSPAKELKQMDIGVFFGLKPKAKEEHKGEACLNEKKQIPASVSPNGKRPRQQKRKAEGSVEDVEAVTESSSKNEAIADVRSGGQRRWRKKFKELPTTGEEPRKKHCPFYKKIPGTGFTVDAFQYGEIEGCTAYFLTHFHSDHYSGLTKNFRFPIYCNKVTGNLVKSKLRVQEQYVHVLPMDTQCVVNGIKVLLLDANHCPGAAMILFYLPSGAVILHTGDFRADPSMERYPALMGQQIHTLYLDTTYCSPEYTFPAQQEVIQFAVNLAFETVTLNPRTLVVCGTYSIGKEKVFLAIAEVLGSKASMSRDKYKTLQCLESAAVNSLISVDWKGTLLHVLPMMQINFKGLQDHLNKFSENFDQVLAFKPTGWTYSDSCLSLEDIKPQTRGKITIYGIPYSEHSSYLEMKRFVQWLKPQKIIPTVNVGDWRDRSLMEMHFRDWMTEGNRHK; this comes from the exons ATGAAGATGACATGTTCTACTGCTACAAAGCCCAGCTGTTTCCCAAGTTATGCAGAGGAAACCCCAGGGAATAAGAAACCCTCTACTGAAATAAAGCACGCCCCAAATGATGACTGTGCATCAATGGTACGGAATTCACCACAGATGAAGTCTCTAAATATAATTAGTGGAAGTACTTCCTTTTTTGCAGGTGTTGAAAAACCTCAACAGACACTTCAGCTTCCACAGAGGGCAGATAATCATTGTAAATTTGAGTTTTTTGATTTTGCATCCTCTCAGGAAAGTGAAACAGGAAAACATCTGTATATGGAGAAAGATACAAGTCAGCCAAGTCTGCTGCAGTCAGGAGTGGACTTCAATGACTGTGAAATTTCTTACTCACCACTAAGTACATTTGAGGAAagtgaagaggaagaggagaagaaagtaAAAGTATCACAGAATAAATTTTTCAAAGTGCAGAACTCAGAAGAAGGCTCCAATTCTGTGGTGTTTAAAACATTTGATGCACTTATCCTACAGAGGAAGCCTCAGTATGAGCAtgcaaaaatggaaaatttcataactaaaaaaaacccctgtgaGGAAGAAAATACACTGAACCATCTAGATCCTCAGCAAGGGGTGGTAGCCAGTGGGTCCTCTTTTGCTTGTAGTTACAAGGAGGCTGAACAGCCAGAATTGATTTCCTCTGCTGCCAAAGCAGGAACCACAGAGTCAGAAGATGCTGGTGCTTGTGCTCTGGATTCTGCCCACGTGAGTTTTACTGGGACGTCATCACTGCTAGACAGAGAAGATGCTGGCTCTCTTCTGACACAGAAAAGTAATGTTTTGAGGGAGCCAAGTAACATTTTAACTCGTACAGACAAAATGACTGCCAGTGCAATTGGAAAAATAGTTTGCCAGGCAAATTTGCAGACAGCagtggagaaaaaaggaaatcttAATACAGCTGCTGTGTGCTTTCCCAGCCCCATCTCTTCTAAATCAGTGCCATCTCTTTCATTAGCAACTATGAACACTAAATCCAGTCCTGCCAAAGAACTTAAACAAATGGACATTGGTGTTTTCTTTGGGTTAAAACCCAAAGCAAAGGAGGAACACAAAGGAGAGGCATGTTTGAATGAGAAAAAGCAGATACCAGCTTCAGTATCTCCTAATGGAAAGAGGCCTAGACAGCAAAAAAGGAAGGCTGAGGGGTCTGTGGAAGATGTGGAAGCAGTTACAGAAAGTTCAAGTAAAAATGAAGCCATTGCAGATGTACGTTCTGGTGGCCAACGAAggtggagaaaaaaatttaaagaattaCCTACTACAGGTGAAGaaccaagaaaaaaacactgcCCCTTCTACAAGAAAATACCAG GAACTGGTTTTACAGTTGATGCCTTCCAGTATGGAGAAATTGAAGGCTGCACAGCTTATTTCCTTACTCATTTTCACTCTGACCACTACAGTGGACTAACAAAAAACTTCAGGTTTCCAATCTACTGTAATAAG GTAACTGGCAATCTGGTGAAGAGCAAGCTCCGAGTCCAGGAGCAGTATGTCCACGTGCTGCCCATGGACACGCAGTGTGTGGTCAATGGGATCAAGGTGCTGTTGCTCGATGCCAATCA ttgTCCAGGTGCAGCAATGATCCTTTTCTACCTGCCAAGTGGGGCTGTTATTCTGCACACAGGGGACTTCAGAGCAGACCCTTCCATGGAGCGCTACCCTGCTCTGATGGGCCAGCAAATCCACACCCTGTACCTTGATACCAC ATACTGTAGCCCTGAGTACACTTTTCCTGCACAACAAGAGGTTATCCAGTTTGCTGTCAACCTTGCCTTTGAGACAGTGACTTTAAACCCACGGACTCTGGTTGTCTGTGGCACTTACTccattggaaaagaaaaagttttcttAG CAATTGCTGAAGTTCTGGGCTCAAAGGCAAGTATGTCCCGTGACAAGTACAAAACCCTGCAGTGCTTGGAGTCAGCAGCTGTCAATTCCCTCATCAGTGTGGACTGGAAGGGTACTTTGCTTCATGTTCTTCCCATgatgcaaattaattttaag ggcTTGCAAGATCACTTGAATAAGTTTTCTGAGAATTTTGATCAAGTTCTGGCTTTCAAACCTACAGGGTGGACCTACTCTGATTCA
- the DCLRE1A gene encoding DNA cross-link repair 1A protein isoform X1, producing MSEDASLEEDIWEYKSIRKRKHQSHSQSISTPVQEVSVGKGRPKRKRNRKKKFTGKTGTPQKTKQSSRPGQDVDQCKEDSSEPSQGSVGSLAEQSSQNAKPVHDGFCPSCQMPFSLLLVQTPQWHVYECLETPGPIEKECPDGLQCTSTIPSHYKRYSHFLLAANRAGEYLVNPLGTTVEMKMTCSTATKPSCFPSYAEETPGNKKPSTEIKHAPNDDCASMVRNSPQMKSLNIISGSTSFFAGVEKPQQTLQLPQRADNHCKFEFFDFASSQESETGKHLYMEKDTSQPSLLQSGVDFNDCEISYSPLSTFEESEEEEEKKVKVSQNKFFKVQNSEEGSNSVVFKTFDALILQRKPQYEHAKMENFITKKNPCEEENTLNHLDPQQGVVASGSSFACSYKEAEQPELISSAAKAGTTESEDAGACALDSAHVSFTGTSSLLDREDAGSLLTQKSNVLREPSNILTRTDKMTASAIGKIVCQANLQTAVEKKGNLNTAAVCFPSPISSKSVPSLSLATMNTKSSPAKELKQMDIGVFFGLKPKAKEEHKGEACLNEKKQIPASVSPNGKRPRQQKRKAEGSVEDVEAVTESSSKNEAIADVRSGGQRRWRKKFKELPTTGEEPRKKHCPFYKKIPGTGFTVDAFQYGEIEGCTAYFLTHFHSDHYSGLTKNFRFPIYCNKVTGNLVKSKLRVQEQYVHVLPMDTQCVVNGIKVLLLDANHCPGAAMILFYLPSGAVILHTGDFRADPSMERYPALMGQQIHTLYLDTTYCSPEYTFPAQQEVIQFAVNLAFETVTLNPRTLVVCGTYSIGKEKVFLAIAEVLGSKASMSRDKYKTLQCLESAAVNSLISVDWKGTLLHVLPMMQINFKGLQDHLNKFSENFDQVLAFKPTGWTYSDSCLSLEDIKPQTRGKITIYGIPYSEHSSYLEMKRFVQWLKPQKIIPTVNVGDWRDRSLMEMHFRDWMTEGNRHK from the exons ATGTCTGAAGATGCTTCATTGGAAGAGGACATTTGGGAGTACAAATCCATTAGGAAGCGAAAGCATCAGAGTCATTCACAGAGCATCTCTACTCCTGTGCAAGAAGTAAGTGTTGGCAAAGGCAGgccaaaaagaaagagaaataggaaaaagaaattcacaGGAAAAACTGGTACACCTCAGAAAACCAAGCAGAGCTCACGGCCAGGTCAGGATGTGGATCAATGTAAAGAAGACAGTAGTGAGCCCTCCCAGGGAAGTGTGGGCAGCCTGGCAGAACAGAGCTCACAAAATGCAAAGCCCGTTCACGATGGATTCTGTCCCAGCTGCCAGATGCCCTTCTCTTTGCTGTTGGTCCAGACACCTCAGTGGCACGTCTATGAATGTTTGGAAACTCCAGGACCCATTGAAAAAG AGTGCCCTGATGGTTTACAGTGCACCTCCACCATTCCATCTCACTACAAGCGTTACAGCCATTTTCTGCTTGCAGCAAACAGGGCAGGGGAGTATCTTGTAAACCCTTTGGGAACCACTGTGGAGATGAAGATGACATGTTCTACTGCTACAAAGCCCAGCTGTTTCCCAAGTTATGCAGAGGAAACCCCAGGGAATAAGAAACCCTCTACTGAAATAAAGCACGCCCCAAATGATGACTGTGCATCAATGGTACGGAATTCACCACAGATGAAGTCTCTAAATATAATTAGTGGAAGTACTTCCTTTTTTGCAGGTGTTGAAAAACCTCAACAGACACTTCAGCTTCCACAGAGGGCAGATAATCATTGTAAATTTGAGTTTTTTGATTTTGCATCCTCTCAGGAAAGTGAAACAGGAAAACATCTGTATATGGAGAAAGATACAAGTCAGCCAAGTCTGCTGCAGTCAGGAGTGGACTTCAATGACTGTGAAATTTCTTACTCACCACTAAGTACATTTGAGGAAagtgaagaggaagaggagaagaaagtaAAAGTATCACAGAATAAATTTTTCAAAGTGCAGAACTCAGAAGAAGGCTCCAATTCTGTGGTGTTTAAAACATTTGATGCACTTATCCTACAGAGGAAGCCTCAGTATGAGCAtgcaaaaatggaaaatttcataactaaaaaaaacccctgtgaGGAAGAAAATACACTGAACCATCTAGATCCTCAGCAAGGGGTGGTAGCCAGTGGGTCCTCTTTTGCTTGTAGTTACAAGGAGGCTGAACAGCCAGAATTGATTTCCTCTGCTGCCAAAGCAGGAACCACAGAGTCAGAAGATGCTGGTGCTTGTGCTCTGGATTCTGCCCACGTGAGTTTTACTGGGACGTCATCACTGCTAGACAGAGAAGATGCTGGCTCTCTTCTGACACAGAAAAGTAATGTTTTGAGGGAGCCAAGTAACATTTTAACTCGTACAGACAAAATGACTGCCAGTGCAATTGGAAAAATAGTTTGCCAGGCAAATTTGCAGACAGCagtggagaaaaaaggaaatcttAATACAGCTGCTGTGTGCTTTCCCAGCCCCATCTCTTCTAAATCAGTGCCATCTCTTTCATTAGCAACTATGAACACTAAATCCAGTCCTGCCAAAGAACTTAAACAAATGGACATTGGTGTTTTCTTTGGGTTAAAACCCAAAGCAAAGGAGGAACACAAAGGAGAGGCATGTTTGAATGAGAAAAAGCAGATACCAGCTTCAGTATCTCCTAATGGAAAGAGGCCTAGACAGCAAAAAAGGAAGGCTGAGGGGTCTGTGGAAGATGTGGAAGCAGTTACAGAAAGTTCAAGTAAAAATGAAGCCATTGCAGATGTACGTTCTGGTGGCCAACGAAggtggagaaaaaaatttaaagaattaCCTACTACAGGTGAAGaaccaagaaaaaaacactgcCCCTTCTACAAGAAAATACCAG GAACTGGTTTTACAGTTGATGCCTTCCAGTATGGAGAAATTGAAGGCTGCACAGCTTATTTCCTTACTCATTTTCACTCTGACCACTACAGTGGACTAACAAAAAACTTCAGGTTTCCAATCTACTGTAATAAG GTAACTGGCAATCTGGTGAAGAGCAAGCTCCGAGTCCAGGAGCAGTATGTCCACGTGCTGCCCATGGACACGCAGTGTGTGGTCAATGGGATCAAGGTGCTGTTGCTCGATGCCAATCA ttgTCCAGGTGCAGCAATGATCCTTTTCTACCTGCCAAGTGGGGCTGTTATTCTGCACACAGGGGACTTCAGAGCAGACCCTTCCATGGAGCGCTACCCTGCTCTGATGGGCCAGCAAATCCACACCCTGTACCTTGATACCAC ATACTGTAGCCCTGAGTACACTTTTCCTGCACAACAAGAGGTTATCCAGTTTGCTGTCAACCTTGCCTTTGAGACAGTGACTTTAAACCCACGGACTCTGGTTGTCTGTGGCACTTACTccattggaaaagaaaaagttttcttAG CAATTGCTGAAGTTCTGGGCTCAAAGGCAAGTATGTCCCGTGACAAGTACAAAACCCTGCAGTGCTTGGAGTCAGCAGCTGTCAATTCCCTCATCAGTGTGGACTGGAAGGGTACTTTGCTTCATGTTCTTCCCATgatgcaaattaattttaag ggcTTGCAAGATCACTTGAATAAGTTTTCTGAGAATTTTGATCAAGTTCTGGCTTTCAAACCTACAGGGTGGACCTACTCTGATTCA